The proteins below are encoded in one region of Papio anubis isolate 15944 chromosome 19, Panubis1.0, whole genome shotgun sequence:
- the MEP1B gene encoding meprin A subunit beta isoform X1, whose translation MRRPFGQKVILDFNLAILNTCQEIIHNINDKTNKQQMVRYKLNPRRPFMGIIIIYFVYVFISQSTPENFDVDGGMDQDIFDINEGLGLDLFEGDIRLDRAQIRNSIIGENYRWPHTIPYVLEDSLEMNAKGVILNAFERYRLKTCIDFKPWAGETNYISVIKGSGCWSSVGNRRAGKQELSIGANCDRIATVQHEFLHALGFWHEQSRSDRDDYVRIMWDRILSGREHNFNTYSDSVSDSLNVPYDYTSVMHYSKTAFQNGTEPTIVTRISDFEDVIGQRMDFSDSDLLKLNRLYNCSSSLSFMDSCSFELENVCGMIQSSGDNADWQRVSQVPRGPENDHSNMGQCQGSGFFMHFDSSSVNVGATAVLESRTLYPKRGFQCLQFYLYNSGSESDQLNIYIREYSTDNVDGNLTLVEEIKEIPIGSWQLYHVTLKVTKKFRVVFEGRKGSGTSLGGLSIDDINLSETRCPHHIWHIRNFTQFIGSPNGTLYSPPFYSSKGYAFQIYLNLAHVTNAGIYFHLISGANDDQLQWPCPWQQATMTLLDQNPDIRQRMSNQRSITTDPFMTTDNGSYFWDRPSKVGAVAVFPNGTQFRRGGGYGTSAFITHERLKSRDFIKGDDVYILLTVEDISHLNSTQIQATPTPSVQDLCSKTTCENDGVCTVRDGKAECRCRSGEDWWYMGERCEKRGSTRDTIVIAVSSTVAVFALMLIITLVSVYCTRKKYRERMSSNGPNLTLQNQHAF comes from the exons ATGAGAAGACCCTTTGGTCAAAAAGTCATCTTAGACTTCAATTTAGCCATCCTAAATACATGTCAGGAAATAATCCATAATATtaatgacaaaacaaacaaacaacaaatggTTAGATATAAACTGAATCCAAGAAGACCATTCATGggcattataataatatattttgtttatgtgtttatttcccAGTCAACTCCAGAAAACTTTG ACGTAGATGGCGGAATGGACCAGGACATATTCGATATCAATGAag GTTTGGGACTGGATCTTTTTGAGGGTGACATCAGACTTGATAGG GCACAAATTAGAAATTCCATCATTGGAGAAAACTATAGATGGCCTCATACCATTCCATATGTTCTAGAAGATAGCTTGG aaATGAATGCTAAGGGAGTTATCCTCAATGCATTTGAACGTTATCGCCTAAAAACCTGTATTGACTTTAAGCCTTGGGCTGGAGAAACAAACTATATATCAGTGATCAAGGGCAGTGG CTGCTGGTCTTCAGTGGGAAATAGGCGGGCTGGGAAGCAAGAACTTTCCATCGGGGCAAACTGTGACCGAATAGCAACGGTTCAACACGAATTCCTCCACGCTCTGGGATTCTGGCATGAGCAGTCGCGTTCTGACCGGGATGACTATGTCAGGATAATGTGGGACAGAATTCTGTCAG GCAGAGAGCACAATTTTAACACCTATAGTGACAGCGTATCAGATTCCCTGAACGTTCCCTATGATTACACTTCAGTAATGCACTACAGTAAAACTGCATTCCAAAATGGAACAGAGCCGACAATTGTCACAAGAATCTCAGACTTCGAGGATGTGATCGGCCAACGAATGGATTTCAGTGACTCTGATCTCCTAAAGTTGAATCGACTGTATAACTGCT cctcTTCCTTGAGTTTTATGGACTCGTGCAGTTTTGAATTGGAAAATGTGTGTGGCATGATCCAAAGTTCAGGAGATAATGCTGACTGGCAACGGGTTTCACAGGTTCCCAGGGGGCCAGAGAATGATCACTCCAACATGGGCCAGTGCCAAG GTTCTGGTTTCTTCATGCATTTTGATAGCAGCTCTGTAAATGTGGGGGCCACAGCAGTGCTGGAAAGTAGAACGCTGTACCCTAAAAGAGGATTTCAGTGCTTGCAATTTTACTTATATAACAGTGGCAGTGAAAGTGATCAACTGAACATCTACATCAGGGAGTATTCTACAGACAATGTGGATGGCAATTTAACCCttgtggaagaaataaaag AAATACCCATTGGGAGCTGGCAACTTTATCATGTAACATTGAAAGTGACCAAGAAGTTTAGAGTGGTGTTTGAAGGACGCAAAGGCTCTGGCACATCACTGGGTGGTCTGTCTATTGATGACATCAATCTTTCGGAAACACGGTGCCCTCATCATATCTGGCATATAAGGAATTTCACACAGTTCATTGGCAGCCCAAATGGAACTTTGTATAGCCCTCCATTTTACTCTTCTAAAGGTTATGCCTTTCAGATTTACTTAAATCTAGCCCATGTGACTAATGCAGGGATATATTTCCACTTGATCTCTGGAGCCAATGATGATCAATTACAGTGGCCATGTCCTTGGCAACAAGCCACAATGACACTTTTGGATCAAAATCCTGACATTCGACAGCGTATGTCCAATCAGCGGAGTATAACTACGGACCCATTTATGACCACCG ATAATGGAAGCTATTTTTGGGACAGGCCTTCCAAAGTGGGAGCAGTGGCTGTTTTCCCTAATGGAACTCAGTTTAGAAGAGGTGGTGGCTATGGAACCAGTGCCTTTATAACCCATGAGAGGCTGAAAAGCAGAGATTTTATAAAAGGAGATGATGTTTATATCCTACTGACAGTGGAAG ACATATCTCACCTCAACTCTACGCAAATCCAGGCAACACCAACCCCTAGTGTCCAAGACCTCTGCTCAAAAACCACCTGTGAAAATGATGGTGTCTGCACTGTTCGAGATGGCAAAGCTGAGTGCAG GTGCCGGTCAGGGGAAGACTGGTGGTACATGGGAGAAAGGTGTGAAAAGAGAGGCTCTACCCGAGACACCATCGTCATTGCCGTTTCCTCTACTGTCGCTGTGTTCGCCTtgatgctcatcatcactcttGTCAGTGTCTATTGCACCAGGAAGAAATATCGTGAAAGGATGAGCTCAAATGGACCAAATTTGACTCTGCAAAAT CAGCATGCTTTTTGA
- the MEP1B gene encoding meprin A subunit beta isoform X2, which produces MRRPFGQKVILDFNLAILNTCQEIIHNINDKTNKQQMVRYKLNPRRPFMGIIIIYFVYVFISQSTPENFDVDGGMDQDIFDINEGLGLDLFEGDIRLDRAQIRNSIIGENYRWPHTIPYVLEDSLEMNAKGVILNAFERYRLKTCIDFKPWAGETNYISVIKGSGCWSSVGNRRAGKQELSIGANCDRIATVQHEFLHALGFWHEQSRSDRDDYVRIMWDRILSGREHNFNTYSDSVSDSLNVPYDYTSVMHYSKTAFQNGTEPTIVTRISDFEDVIGQRMDFSDSDLLKLNRLYNCSSSLSFMDSCSFELENVCGMIQSSGDNADWQRVSQVPRGPENDHSNMGQCQGSGFFMHFDSSSVNVGATAVLESRTLYPKRGFQCLQFYLYNSGSESDQLNIYIREYSTDNVDGNLTLVEEIKEIPIGSWQLYHVTLKVTKKFRVVFEGRKGSGTSLGGLSIDDINLSETRCPHHIWHIRNFTQFIGSPNGTLYSPPFYSSKGYAFQIYLNLAHVTNAGIYFHLISGANDDQLQWPCPWQQATMTLLDQNPDIRQRMSNQRSITTDPFMTTDNGSYFWDRPSKVGAVAVFPNGTQFRRGGGYGTSAFITHERLKSRDFIKGDDVYILLTVEDISHLNSTQIQATPTPSVQDLCSKTTCENDGVCTVRDGKAECRCRSGEDWWYMGERCEKRGSTRDTIVIAVSSTVAVFALMLIITLVSVYCTRKKYRERMSSNGPNLTLQNHAF; this is translated from the exons ATGAGAAGACCCTTTGGTCAAAAAGTCATCTTAGACTTCAATTTAGCCATCCTAAATACATGTCAGGAAATAATCCATAATATtaatgacaaaacaaacaaacaacaaatggTTAGATATAAACTGAATCCAAGAAGACCATTCATGggcattataataatatattttgtttatgtgtttatttcccAGTCAACTCCAGAAAACTTTG ACGTAGATGGCGGAATGGACCAGGACATATTCGATATCAATGAag GTTTGGGACTGGATCTTTTTGAGGGTGACATCAGACTTGATAGG GCACAAATTAGAAATTCCATCATTGGAGAAAACTATAGATGGCCTCATACCATTCCATATGTTCTAGAAGATAGCTTGG aaATGAATGCTAAGGGAGTTATCCTCAATGCATTTGAACGTTATCGCCTAAAAACCTGTATTGACTTTAAGCCTTGGGCTGGAGAAACAAACTATATATCAGTGATCAAGGGCAGTGG CTGCTGGTCTTCAGTGGGAAATAGGCGGGCTGGGAAGCAAGAACTTTCCATCGGGGCAAACTGTGACCGAATAGCAACGGTTCAACACGAATTCCTCCACGCTCTGGGATTCTGGCATGAGCAGTCGCGTTCTGACCGGGATGACTATGTCAGGATAATGTGGGACAGAATTCTGTCAG GCAGAGAGCACAATTTTAACACCTATAGTGACAGCGTATCAGATTCCCTGAACGTTCCCTATGATTACACTTCAGTAATGCACTACAGTAAAACTGCATTCCAAAATGGAACAGAGCCGACAATTGTCACAAGAATCTCAGACTTCGAGGATGTGATCGGCCAACGAATGGATTTCAGTGACTCTGATCTCCTAAAGTTGAATCGACTGTATAACTGCT cctcTTCCTTGAGTTTTATGGACTCGTGCAGTTTTGAATTGGAAAATGTGTGTGGCATGATCCAAAGTTCAGGAGATAATGCTGACTGGCAACGGGTTTCACAGGTTCCCAGGGGGCCAGAGAATGATCACTCCAACATGGGCCAGTGCCAAG GTTCTGGTTTCTTCATGCATTTTGATAGCAGCTCTGTAAATGTGGGGGCCACAGCAGTGCTGGAAAGTAGAACGCTGTACCCTAAAAGAGGATTTCAGTGCTTGCAATTTTACTTATATAACAGTGGCAGTGAAAGTGATCAACTGAACATCTACATCAGGGAGTATTCTACAGACAATGTGGATGGCAATTTAACCCttgtggaagaaataaaag AAATACCCATTGGGAGCTGGCAACTTTATCATGTAACATTGAAAGTGACCAAGAAGTTTAGAGTGGTGTTTGAAGGACGCAAAGGCTCTGGCACATCACTGGGTGGTCTGTCTATTGATGACATCAATCTTTCGGAAACACGGTGCCCTCATCATATCTGGCATATAAGGAATTTCACACAGTTCATTGGCAGCCCAAATGGAACTTTGTATAGCCCTCCATTTTACTCTTCTAAAGGTTATGCCTTTCAGATTTACTTAAATCTAGCCCATGTGACTAATGCAGGGATATATTTCCACTTGATCTCTGGAGCCAATGATGATCAATTACAGTGGCCATGTCCTTGGCAACAAGCCACAATGACACTTTTGGATCAAAATCCTGACATTCGACAGCGTATGTCCAATCAGCGGAGTATAACTACGGACCCATTTATGACCACCG ATAATGGAAGCTATTTTTGGGACAGGCCTTCCAAAGTGGGAGCAGTGGCTGTTTTCCCTAATGGAACTCAGTTTAGAAGAGGTGGTGGCTATGGAACCAGTGCCTTTATAACCCATGAGAGGCTGAAAAGCAGAGATTTTATAAAAGGAGATGATGTTTATATCCTACTGACAGTGGAAG ACATATCTCACCTCAACTCTACGCAAATCCAGGCAACACCAACCCCTAGTGTCCAAGACCTCTGCTCAAAAACCACCTGTGAAAATGATGGTGTCTGCACTGTTCGAGATGGCAAAGCTGAGTGCAG GTGCCGGTCAGGGGAAGACTGGTGGTACATGGGAGAAAGGTGTGAAAAGAGAGGCTCTACCCGAGACACCATCGTCATTGCCGTTTCCTCTACTGTCGCTGTGTTCGCCTtgatgctcatcatcactcttGTCAGTGTCTATTGCACCAGGAAGAAATATCGTGAAAGGATGAGCTCAAATGGACCAAATTTGACTCTGCAAAAT CATGCTTTTTGA
- the MEP1B gene encoding meprin A subunit beta isoform X4 encodes MDLWNLSWFLFLDALLMISGLSTPENFDVDGGMDQDIFDINEGLGLDLFEGDIRLDRAQIRNSIIGENYRWPHTIPYVLEDSLEMNAKGVILNAFERYRLKTCIDFKPWAGETNYISVIKGSGCWSSVGNRRAGKQELSIGANCDRIATVQHEFLHALGFWHEQSRSDRDDYVRIMWDRILSGREHNFNTYSDSVSDSLNVPYDYTSVMHYSKTAFQNGTEPTIVTRISDFEDVIGQRMDFSDSDLLKLNRLYNCSSSLSFMDSCSFELENVCGMIQSSGDNADWQRVSQVPRGPENDHSNMGQCQGSGFFMHFDSSSVNVGATAVLESRTLYPKRGFQCLQFYLYNSGSESDQLNIYIREYSTDNVDGNLTLVEEIKEIPIGSWQLYHVTLKVTKKFRVVFEGRKGSGTSLGGLSIDDINLSETRCPHHIWHIRNFTQFIGSPNGTLYSPPFYSSKGYAFQIYLNLAHVTNAGIYFHLISGANDDQLQWPCPWQQATMTLLDQNPDIRQRMSNQRSITTDPFMTTDNGSYFWDRPSKVGAVAVFPNGTQFRRGGGYGTSAFITHERLKSRDFIKGDDVYILLTVEDISHLNSTQIQATPTPSVQDLCSKTTCENDGVCTVRDGKAECRCRSGEDWWYMGERCEKRGSTRDTIVIAVSSTVAVFALMLIITLVSVYCTRKKYRERMSSNGPNLTLQNHAF; translated from the exons TCAACTCCAGAAAACTTTG ACGTAGATGGCGGAATGGACCAGGACATATTCGATATCAATGAag GTTTGGGACTGGATCTTTTTGAGGGTGACATCAGACTTGATAGG GCACAAATTAGAAATTCCATCATTGGAGAAAACTATAGATGGCCTCATACCATTCCATATGTTCTAGAAGATAGCTTGG aaATGAATGCTAAGGGAGTTATCCTCAATGCATTTGAACGTTATCGCCTAAAAACCTGTATTGACTTTAAGCCTTGGGCTGGAGAAACAAACTATATATCAGTGATCAAGGGCAGTGG CTGCTGGTCTTCAGTGGGAAATAGGCGGGCTGGGAAGCAAGAACTTTCCATCGGGGCAAACTGTGACCGAATAGCAACGGTTCAACACGAATTCCTCCACGCTCTGGGATTCTGGCATGAGCAGTCGCGTTCTGACCGGGATGACTATGTCAGGATAATGTGGGACAGAATTCTGTCAG GCAGAGAGCACAATTTTAACACCTATAGTGACAGCGTATCAGATTCCCTGAACGTTCCCTATGATTACACTTCAGTAATGCACTACAGTAAAACTGCATTCCAAAATGGAACAGAGCCGACAATTGTCACAAGAATCTCAGACTTCGAGGATGTGATCGGCCAACGAATGGATTTCAGTGACTCTGATCTCCTAAAGTTGAATCGACTGTATAACTGCT cctcTTCCTTGAGTTTTATGGACTCGTGCAGTTTTGAATTGGAAAATGTGTGTGGCATGATCCAAAGTTCAGGAGATAATGCTGACTGGCAACGGGTTTCACAGGTTCCCAGGGGGCCAGAGAATGATCACTCCAACATGGGCCAGTGCCAAG GTTCTGGTTTCTTCATGCATTTTGATAGCAGCTCTGTAAATGTGGGGGCCACAGCAGTGCTGGAAAGTAGAACGCTGTACCCTAAAAGAGGATTTCAGTGCTTGCAATTTTACTTATATAACAGTGGCAGTGAAAGTGATCAACTGAACATCTACATCAGGGAGTATTCTACAGACAATGTGGATGGCAATTTAACCCttgtggaagaaataaaag AAATACCCATTGGGAGCTGGCAACTTTATCATGTAACATTGAAAGTGACCAAGAAGTTTAGAGTGGTGTTTGAAGGACGCAAAGGCTCTGGCACATCACTGGGTGGTCTGTCTATTGATGACATCAATCTTTCGGAAACACGGTGCCCTCATCATATCTGGCATATAAGGAATTTCACACAGTTCATTGGCAGCCCAAATGGAACTTTGTATAGCCCTCCATTTTACTCTTCTAAAGGTTATGCCTTTCAGATTTACTTAAATCTAGCCCATGTGACTAATGCAGGGATATATTTCCACTTGATCTCTGGAGCCAATGATGATCAATTACAGTGGCCATGTCCTTGGCAACAAGCCACAATGACACTTTTGGATCAAAATCCTGACATTCGACAGCGTATGTCCAATCAGCGGAGTATAACTACGGACCCATTTATGACCACCG ATAATGGAAGCTATTTTTGGGACAGGCCTTCCAAAGTGGGAGCAGTGGCTGTTTTCCCTAATGGAACTCAGTTTAGAAGAGGTGGTGGCTATGGAACCAGTGCCTTTATAACCCATGAGAGGCTGAAAAGCAGAGATTTTATAAAAGGAGATGATGTTTATATCCTACTGACAGTGGAAG ACATATCTCACCTCAACTCTACGCAAATCCAGGCAACACCAACCCCTAGTGTCCAAGACCTCTGCTCAAAAACCACCTGTGAAAATGATGGTGTCTGCACTGTTCGAGATGGCAAAGCTGAGTGCAG GTGCCGGTCAGGGGAAGACTGGTGGTACATGGGAGAAAGGTGTGAAAAGAGAGGCTCTACCCGAGACACCATCGTCATTGCCGTTTCCTCTACTGTCGCTGTGTTCGCCTtgatgctcatcatcactcttGTCAGTGTCTATTGCACCAGGAAGAAATATCGTGAAAGGATGAGCTCAAATGGACCAAATTTGACTCTGCAAAAT CATGCTTTTTGA
- the MEP1B gene encoding meprin A subunit beta isoform X3 has product MDLWNLSWFLFLDALLMISGLSTPENFDVDGGMDQDIFDINEGLGLDLFEGDIRLDRAQIRNSIIGENYRWPHTIPYVLEDSLEMNAKGVILNAFERYRLKTCIDFKPWAGETNYISVIKGSGCWSSVGNRRAGKQELSIGANCDRIATVQHEFLHALGFWHEQSRSDRDDYVRIMWDRILSGREHNFNTYSDSVSDSLNVPYDYTSVMHYSKTAFQNGTEPTIVTRISDFEDVIGQRMDFSDSDLLKLNRLYNCSSSLSFMDSCSFELENVCGMIQSSGDNADWQRVSQVPRGPENDHSNMGQCQGSGFFMHFDSSSVNVGATAVLESRTLYPKRGFQCLQFYLYNSGSESDQLNIYIREYSTDNVDGNLTLVEEIKEIPIGSWQLYHVTLKVTKKFRVVFEGRKGSGTSLGGLSIDDINLSETRCPHHIWHIRNFTQFIGSPNGTLYSPPFYSSKGYAFQIYLNLAHVTNAGIYFHLISGANDDQLQWPCPWQQATMTLLDQNPDIRQRMSNQRSITTDPFMTTDNGSYFWDRPSKVGAVAVFPNGTQFRRGGGYGTSAFITHERLKSRDFIKGDDVYILLTVEDISHLNSTQIQATPTPSVQDLCSKTTCENDGVCTVRDGKAECRCRSGEDWWYMGERCEKRGSTRDTIVIAVSSTVAVFALMLIITLVSVYCTRKKYRERMSSNGPNLTLQNQHAF; this is encoded by the exons TCAACTCCAGAAAACTTTG ACGTAGATGGCGGAATGGACCAGGACATATTCGATATCAATGAag GTTTGGGACTGGATCTTTTTGAGGGTGACATCAGACTTGATAGG GCACAAATTAGAAATTCCATCATTGGAGAAAACTATAGATGGCCTCATACCATTCCATATGTTCTAGAAGATAGCTTGG aaATGAATGCTAAGGGAGTTATCCTCAATGCATTTGAACGTTATCGCCTAAAAACCTGTATTGACTTTAAGCCTTGGGCTGGAGAAACAAACTATATATCAGTGATCAAGGGCAGTGG CTGCTGGTCTTCAGTGGGAAATAGGCGGGCTGGGAAGCAAGAACTTTCCATCGGGGCAAACTGTGACCGAATAGCAACGGTTCAACACGAATTCCTCCACGCTCTGGGATTCTGGCATGAGCAGTCGCGTTCTGACCGGGATGACTATGTCAGGATAATGTGGGACAGAATTCTGTCAG GCAGAGAGCACAATTTTAACACCTATAGTGACAGCGTATCAGATTCCCTGAACGTTCCCTATGATTACACTTCAGTAATGCACTACAGTAAAACTGCATTCCAAAATGGAACAGAGCCGACAATTGTCACAAGAATCTCAGACTTCGAGGATGTGATCGGCCAACGAATGGATTTCAGTGACTCTGATCTCCTAAAGTTGAATCGACTGTATAACTGCT cctcTTCCTTGAGTTTTATGGACTCGTGCAGTTTTGAATTGGAAAATGTGTGTGGCATGATCCAAAGTTCAGGAGATAATGCTGACTGGCAACGGGTTTCACAGGTTCCCAGGGGGCCAGAGAATGATCACTCCAACATGGGCCAGTGCCAAG GTTCTGGTTTCTTCATGCATTTTGATAGCAGCTCTGTAAATGTGGGGGCCACAGCAGTGCTGGAAAGTAGAACGCTGTACCCTAAAAGAGGATTTCAGTGCTTGCAATTTTACTTATATAACAGTGGCAGTGAAAGTGATCAACTGAACATCTACATCAGGGAGTATTCTACAGACAATGTGGATGGCAATTTAACCCttgtggaagaaataaaag AAATACCCATTGGGAGCTGGCAACTTTATCATGTAACATTGAAAGTGACCAAGAAGTTTAGAGTGGTGTTTGAAGGACGCAAAGGCTCTGGCACATCACTGGGTGGTCTGTCTATTGATGACATCAATCTTTCGGAAACACGGTGCCCTCATCATATCTGGCATATAAGGAATTTCACACAGTTCATTGGCAGCCCAAATGGAACTTTGTATAGCCCTCCATTTTACTCTTCTAAAGGTTATGCCTTTCAGATTTACTTAAATCTAGCCCATGTGACTAATGCAGGGATATATTTCCACTTGATCTCTGGAGCCAATGATGATCAATTACAGTGGCCATGTCCTTGGCAACAAGCCACAATGACACTTTTGGATCAAAATCCTGACATTCGACAGCGTATGTCCAATCAGCGGAGTATAACTACGGACCCATTTATGACCACCG ATAATGGAAGCTATTTTTGGGACAGGCCTTCCAAAGTGGGAGCAGTGGCTGTTTTCCCTAATGGAACTCAGTTTAGAAGAGGTGGTGGCTATGGAACCAGTGCCTTTATAACCCATGAGAGGCTGAAAAGCAGAGATTTTATAAAAGGAGATGATGTTTATATCCTACTGACAGTGGAAG ACATATCTCACCTCAACTCTACGCAAATCCAGGCAACACCAACCCCTAGTGTCCAAGACCTCTGCTCAAAAACCACCTGTGAAAATGATGGTGTCTGCACTGTTCGAGATGGCAAAGCTGAGTGCAG GTGCCGGTCAGGGGAAGACTGGTGGTACATGGGAGAAAGGTGTGAAAAGAGAGGCTCTACCCGAGACACCATCGTCATTGCCGTTTCCTCTACTGTCGCTGTGTTCGCCTtgatgctcatcatcactcttGTCAGTGTCTATTGCACCAGGAAGAAATATCGTGAAAGGATGAGCTCAAATGGACCAAATTTGACTCTGCAAAAT CAGCATGCTTTTTGA